From Spirosoma aerolatum, one genomic window encodes:
- the cas1b gene encoding type I-B CRISPR-associated endonuclease Cas1b, with protein MKQTKYLMNPGRLSRQDNTLKFTPVDEEGNEGQPRFLPVEQVSDLYIFGSLDANSALYNFLGKEGIAVHFFDYYEHYTGSFMPREYLLAGKMQVEQTKHYVSTKKRMVIAQAFVEGAACNILRVLKYYDNRSADRRKANCLPESIATIEQLLASVPTAPDVPTLMGIEGNIRQTYYSCFDAILGETFCMDGRSKRPPQNELNAMISLGNMLCYTACLSMIYHTQLNPTISFLHEPGARRYSLALDMAEIFKPILVDRLIFRMVNKRQLQPSDFRMEVGGCLMKEGARKRFLQEFDASLKETIKHRSLGRSVSYKHLIKLECYKLQKHLLGIDAYKPFKAWW; from the coding sequence ATGAAACAGACTAAATACCTGATGAATCCGGGGCGACTGAGCCGACAGGACAACACCCTTAAGTTTACCCCTGTGGACGAGGAGGGCAACGAAGGCCAGCCCCGATTTTTGCCGGTCGAGCAGGTGTCTGACCTGTATATATTCGGGAGTTTAGATGCCAATTCGGCTCTGTATAATTTTCTGGGTAAGGAAGGTATTGCCGTCCACTTCTTCGATTACTACGAGCACTATACCGGTTCGTTTATGCCCCGCGAGTACCTGCTGGCGGGCAAGATGCAGGTAGAGCAAACGAAGCACTATGTATCGACCAAAAAACGCATGGTCATTGCCCAGGCGTTTGTAGAGGGAGCTGCCTGCAACATTCTGCGGGTATTGAAATACTACGATAATCGGAGCGCCGACCGTCGAAAAGCTAACTGCCTGCCCGAATCCATCGCGACCATCGAGCAGTTATTGGCGTCGGTGCCCACTGCGCCAGATGTTCCCACGCTGATGGGCATTGAGGGCAATATCCGCCAAACCTACTATAGCTGTTTCGACGCGATTCTGGGTGAGACCTTCTGTATGGACGGTCGTAGCAAACGGCCTCCGCAGAATGAACTGAATGCCATGATCTCGCTGGGGAATATGCTTTGTTACACGGCCTGTCTGAGCATGATCTATCATACACAACTGAACCCGACCATCAGTTTCCTGCATGAGCCGGGGGCGCGTCGATACTCGCTGGCGCTGGACATGGCCGAGATCTTCAAACCGATTCTGGTCGACCGACTCATTTTTCGGATGGTGAACAAGCGGCAGCTACAACCGTCGGATTTTCGAATGGAAGTGGGCGGCTGTTTGATGAAAGAGGGCGCACGCAAGCGGTTTTTGCAGGAGTTCGATGCCTCGTTGAAGGAAACCATCAAACATCGATCGCTGGG